The sequence caccttaaaagggaacaggcatgactgttgtgtgtcacatgcctgtttacttccagcgcttgctgggaacttccgtttgtatataacttttgtattgctgctgttttgctggatacgaagggaagcagacatgttttttcctttgttcctgctgctgaataaaatgctgtgatATACTGCTTACATATGActctgtccgcctcttctgctgtgagaagatttacacactctgctgacagagcgtgcacgggtctctaaacgtatctgaggctcatgtcgctgattgatgctgttccaatgGAGCCCAGTAATCGTCTGGCTgctggccggtggctggagccagctgggggcctgcctgatgccacCGTCTCCCCGGCAATATCCCAACAGTATCACTAGCAGCCTCCCTGCTGATCTTAAAGCACAGGTTGGTCAGTGTTGAGAGAGATGATCTCAAGCCTATAGGACTTTGTACTTCAACTTGTTGAATTGGGTCTGAAACCCACAGGCAGTGCAATGCTTTAAAGACTACAGTCAACCACATTTAATATCTGGCAGCTGCATTGATCCTCTGTTTGACCATGGTTTGCCAGACGATTGCTCTGTGGACTGGCAAAAGGAAATAAGTCTTTTCCATTCTACACTTCCTTTGAGAAGCCTTGAACAGCTTGAGTGGTGATGATTCTATGTGGAAATTCAGGGTTAGCACGACATTTAGATAAATGGGAAGGGTCTTGTATTTTCAGGCTCTCTGAAGGTCAGTACAGAAATCTCTGCTTCATCATTCTCCAATCATGTATTTTCTGTATAACTAGCACCGCAAGAGCACTAAAAGGTTGAAAACTTGTATTTGTTTCCTAAACAAAAAGAAACTCATGAGAATTAGTTCAGTAGTtcttttgcaaacaatttttttaCATGCAGCCACCAAGGATGTGGTTTGAATTGGAAGGATCCTGGTACTTTTTCCTCAACATGGGTAAAAGTGACCCAACAAGtgttgatgtttagttggaataggACAAGacagagaaagctgccttatcctatactaggtaaaggtaaagggacccctgaccattaggtccagtcttgaccgattctggggttgcggcgctcatctcgctttgttggccgagggagccggcgtttgtccgtagacagcttccaggtcatgtggctagcatgactaagccgcttctggtgaaccaaagcagcgcatggaaacgctgtttaccttcctgccggagtggtacctatttatctacttgcactttgacatgctttcaaactgctaggttggcaggaacaggggccgagcaacgggagctcaccccgtcacggggattcgaaccgccgaccttctgatcagcaagtcctaggctctgtggtttaacccacagcgccacccgtgtccccttaaaCTTCAACCTTATCAACTGCATaatttctagaaaaaaataacaGTCAAGCCTAAACAATGATCAAAGTCAAGTATGCTTTAAGATTGCAACCCAAGGATCCAATATGAAATCAATGGTACATCTATCGATCTAAGTCGTTTTGAACTGTAGCATCACATATTCGACCTGGTACTGTATCCCTGGGCAAAGGTATTTGTCCTATGAACTAATCGTGGTCAGAACCTGCCTCTCTTCAAATGAGCTGGGAACATAGCTGCCTGCCTGTGCAGATGAAAAAACGCCACAAGAGGGCATTAGAAAACATGACACCTTTTATTCATCATACGGTATAAAAGCTCTGTACTTTTAGTCCTCTGTAAAGAGAATTTTGTTTGATAGCACCTTCAGAAAAACTTTAAATAAGCTTTTAATTCCAAATTTGACAAGCGACCAGGATTCGCCCGCACAGCGGTGGAGCCGCACGTAAATAAAAGCCTACTTTGTATTTCCACTCAAGTTAAAGCATATTTCAGCAGCATCTGCTTCAGCAAAGGGACAGCTCCCTCGACCAGAAAACAGGCGACTggaacagagaaaaggaagtgaaCGTGTGAGCGAGGCAAGGAAACGGGAGAGCACAGCTCATTTCAGAAAAGGGAGAAATTCCAGGGAACATTCAGCTCTTTTTCCTGATTAATTAACCTGGAATAGATACTTAAAATCAAAGCAAATGATAGCATCGCGCAAATGGATGGGCAGGGACTGCCATTGCTTTACTCCTCTGCGTATGGGTCCTCTTAAGTGAACGATTATTCATCCCAAGGCAGGTGCAAGACTTTAGGGTCAGCTTTAGACACAGAGAAAAAAccctccttaaaaaagaaaagaaaccacgacttttaaatgcttttaaatgcccTATTATAGTAAATTATCCACAAAACTTTATGGACAGCAGAGATATCTCACTCCTCCCCCCCTTATGTCTAGGGGGGAGATCTTCCGCAATTGCCTGCCTGGCAATTCCGCCTTCTGTGGTCTCCTAACCCACAACGCtttcaaggtacagtggtacctcgggttaaatacttaattcgttccggaggtctgtacttaacctgacactgttcttaaccagaagcaccactttaactaatggggcctcctgctgctgctgcgccgccggagcacgatttctgttctcatgctgaagcaaagttcttaacctgaagcactatttctgggttagcggagtctgtaacctgaagcgtatgtaacctgaagcgtatgtaacccgaggtaccactgtagttagaagTTTCTTGGGCGCGGGGGAGAAAGGAAGCCAGCCCCTGCGTTGCCTTCCTCGCTAGCCAGCAGCGAGCTCCGAGCTCGAGCTGCGCCAGCTGGAAGGAGCTGGCTGCGAAAGCGATGCAGGGAAGCAGGACATGTGAAGCGGCGGCCGCGGCGGGAGGCTGCGTGTTGGCAACCCCCTGCCCGCCCGCCCCTCCGGTTCTCAGCCCTGAGCTGGCGACGTGAAGCTCAAGGGACACGTCTAAAGACCGAGGGAAGGGCCGTCGAGCCTCCAGGGCAGAGCAACTACTTTGCTCGCAGGGGGCGCCGCAGACAGTCCTCAGCAGCATCCTTAAAGGCGAGCTTGCAATCCAAGGCTAACTATGAGGTTGGTGATTCGAGCCCACCCATCGACGGCTGCgggctttgcagggggttggactaaatgaccctcgagatcccttccaactctaccattctgagTGCGCCAGAACCACAGAAGGGCATCCTTCCGAATAAGGCTCAGGATCAGGCCGCCTCCTTCTCTCGACGCAGCCTCGACGCCCCCACACCGCTCCTCTCCCCCCGCCCGTCAGGTCTCCCGCAGCTTTGGGGGGCTCCGGGAGGAGGCTGGGCGGCCCCGCCTCCGCTCTCGCCTCCCCGATATAAGGAGCCGCCGACGGCGCCGCCTGCCCAAAGAAGCCGCCGTCGTGGCCGAGCGCACCATGCCGGGAGCCGGGACTTCGACGCTGCTCTGCCTCGCCTTGGCCGCGCTGCTCAGCCCGCCCGCCGACGCCTGGTACAAGCAGACGGCCGGCCCCAGCTACTACTCGGTGGGCAGGGCGTCGGGGCTGCTGTCCGGCATCCGCCGCTCGCCCTACATGCGCCGCTCCGACGACACcgacagcagcagcaccagcgccGAGAGCGGCCCCGGCGGCGCCGCCACATCCTTCTTGATGTCCGAGGCGCGCCCCAACCCCAGCGGGCTGCGCAACATGGTGAGCTGCTGGGGGCGCCCGGACGGTAGTGGGCAGAGCAAGTGGAGCCCCCTGGAAGAGGGAGGGGGTCCCGGGTGGAGAAGGCAGCTGCGGGGGAGTTTCTTTTATATGCATTGTGATTTATTTCAATGCATTGCAttgtatatttattattattgagttaGAGCGTACATTAGCCACTCCCGAAAAGTTGTATTCATCAGATAATTATAGTAATAGTATCAATCAGCACTTTctaactttttaaattaaaaaaatctagATGGTTTTATACCTATATTTTTTTACCTATAAAAATCTGAGTGAAAATatctattttaattgttttaacgttgtattttaatcttgtttttaagttgtattcatgcaactcgtttttattattggttgttagccgccctgagcccggccttggctggggagggcggggtataaatacaattttttattatttgctgcTTTTTAGCCAAACAGGCCGTCGGGTCGCGCTGTATCAAGGAGGTAAAGATATTGCAATGATTGAAGGGCCCGGGAGATGCTCAGCTCCATCCTGGGCACATTGAAAGGCTCTTCTGCTCCACGGGGCTTCCTCCGAAGTGCTTTAGGATGGCAGTCGAGCAagccggggagggagggaagcctgAGGCTGGTGCCCCCGCCTTGCCCTTTcactttccccttttccctttgcaGGCGGTGTGTGTGAAGGAGGTGGCCCCGGAGCTGCAGAGCTGCCAGCTGCTGCCTGGCTTGCCCAGCGTCATCCAGTGCAAAGCCGATGTCACCGTCTCGCTGGACCCCGCGGACTGCGCCAGCGCTTGAGCCCCGACGGGGCGTCCTTCCCCCTGGAGCCCGAGCGGGGCATCCGGACGGggcgaggagagggagggagggaggcggaggcggcggagGGGGTTGCTCTCTTGCCAAAGCGACCGACTCCGTCCGggagtgtgtgttttttctcctgCATCTCATAATAAAGGCGCTTTAAACGGCTCTTGTGCTTGCCTGGGTTTCTTGATAAAACAGGTTATTGGCTCCACAGAAGGAGACACCGGGAAGAGAAAGATGACGCTTCTTTGGTCAAAATCTGAGTAaacataattacagtggtacctcgggttacagacgcttcaggttacatatacttcaggttacagactccgctaacccagaaattgtacctcgggttaagaactttgcttcaggatgagaacagaaattgtgctctggcggcagcaggaggccccattagctaaagtggtgcttcaggttaagaacagtttcaggttaagaacggacctccggaacgaattaagtacttaaccagaggtaccactgtaacgtgaACTCGGTGAGGCTCCATTCTGACCAGGCATATATCCAGAACAGGCTTTAGGGGTGCTCAGAGGTGCTGCTAGCACCGCCCAGGGGATTTCACATTTGGAGGACAAAGATTTCTCAGCTCCATCCCTCCTGCCGCTGTTGCAATGGGAGAAGCTGCCGCCAAGCCCAGAAAAGGGAAGAGGGTGCCTTTATCTAGGTCagggttaggcaaactaaggcccgggggccggatctggcccaatcgccttcaaaATCTGGCCctcagacagtctgggaatcagcgtgtttttacaagagtggaatgtgtccttttatttaaaaagcatctctgggttatttgtggggcataggaattcgttctccccccccaaaaaaatagtccggccccccacaaggtctgagggacagtggactggccccctgctgaaaaagtttgctgacccctgatctaggcagAGAAAGAGAGTGGGTTTTCACGCTGCTAAAATGGTCCCCAGGTTTCTCCCCTCCTGTTCCCAGGATTCAAAGGCAATCAAGGctaaccaggaagatcaagtatttctaaaagactggagtaaatttttcatatatttaaaagaccactgtaaacagttaaaatcattggcggggatgtaatgacacttgtaatgtggaatcaACTATGGTAACTATAGATATATAACAGATGaataatggtaaaagatgcagaatACTTTATTTCAAATATTGAACCCATGGAGAGAGGGCAGGAGGTCCACAGGTTtgaaagaaccttttattttaatgtttgaaatggtt comes from Podarcis raffonei isolate rPodRaf1 chromosome 2, rPodRaf1.pri, whole genome shotgun sequence and encodes:
- the NPB gene encoding neuropeptide B: MPGAGTSTLLCLALAALLSPPADAWYKQTAGPSYYSVGRASGLLSGIRRSPYMRRSDDTDSSSTSAESGPGGAATSFLMSEARPNPSGLRNMAVCVKEVAPELQSCQLLPGLPSVIQCKADVTVSLDPADCASA